DNA from Trueperaceae bacterium:
CGGGGCGGCGCATGCCGCCGGCGCCGATGCTCGCGAGGTGGTCGCGCACATCAAGGAGCTGGAGGCGCGCGGCTACGCCTACGAGGGCGCCGAGGCCAGCTTCCAGTTGCTGACCCGCAAGGTGCAGGGCGGCTTCGAGCCGTACTTCCACATGGACGGCTTCACGGTCATGATCGACAAGACGGTCGGCGCGCCGCGCTGCGAGGCCACGGTGCGGCTGCGGGTGGGGGAGCATGCGGAGCATAGCGCCGCCTCCGGCGACGGGCCCGTCAACGCCCTCGACCGCTGCCTGTTGAAGGCGCTCGGGTCCTTCTACCCGTCGCTCCTGACGCTCACGTTGCGCGACTACAAGGTGAGGGTGCTGTCCGGCCCGGAGACGGGCACCTCGAGCGTCGTGCGGGTGCAGGTCGAGATGGGCGACGGCAACACCACCTGGAGCACGGTCGGGGCGAGCACCAACATCATCGAGGCGTCGTACGAGGCGCTCATCGACGCCTACGAGTACAAGCTCGTCACCGACGGCGTGGTGCCGCCGGCGGCCGGCAAGGAGCTGCCCGCCAGCGCCTGAGGCCGCGCGTCAGCCGTAGGCCGCGACCGTGCCGTCGAGGGCCGCGACGATGACGCGGTCGCCCAGCGGCAGGGCCGACGCCTGGATGGCGGCGTTGGCCACCTTGTCGAGGAGCAGCACGCGGCCGCTGCGAGCGTCGAGCACGATGAGGTCGCCGCCCTCCGTCACCACGTAGAGCGCGCCCGCCGCCACGGCGGGCGCCGCCGTGACGGGCGCCGGCAGCGGCCTCGTCCAGACGTCGTCGCCGCTGCGCAGCGCGAGGCAGTGGAGGCGTTGCCCCCACGACACGACGTAGACGTACTGCTGCCACACGACGGGCGTGCTCCACTGCTCGCCCTCGAGGTCGTAGCTCCACAACACCTCGCGCTTGGCGAGGTCGAAGGCGTGCACCTCGCCGTCGCGCACGGGTATGAGGAGCACGCCGCCCGCCGCCGCCGGCGGGGTGGTGACGGCGCCCACCTCCACCTTGAAGGCGGGGCCGCCGGTCTGGGCCCGCACGGCGTGGAGCCAGCCGTCGCGGGTCGGCACCAGCGCGAGGCCCGCGTGCAGCGTCGGCGCGGTTGCGGGCGGCCCGCCCAGGTCGGCGCGCCACCGCTCCTCGCCCGTCCGCGACCAGTGCGCGAGGCCGCCGTCGAGGCTCACCACCAGCTCGTCGCCGTACGCCGCCGCCCCCACGACCTCGTCGTCGAGGCGCTGCCAGGCGAGCTCGCCGCGGGGCCAATGGAGGGCGCTCATGGCGCCGTCGCGGCTCGTCATGAAGAGGGTGTCGGCCACCACCAAGGGCGGTTGGCTCGCCTCGTCGTGGAGCTCGAAGGTGGCGTGCAGGCCGCCGTCGGCGGGGCGCACGACGGCGAGCGCGTCGGAGCGTTGCCCGACCAGCAGGAAGCCGCCCGCCGAGGAGAGCCCGGAGGGGAACTGCGGTCCCTCGTCGAGTTCCAGGCTCCAACGGCGGGCCAGCGTGGCGGGGTTGGCCGGGCCGTTCGGGTAGGCGCCGGTGCGGCCCGGCCCGGCGTGGGCCTGCTGCGGGGCGCGGCCCAGCACGGCGGCGCGGATGGCGCGCAGGGCGTCGGCCACCGCCCAGCCCGAGCTGGGTCGCTTGGCGGGGTCCTTCTCGAGTAGCGCCAGGATCAGCCGCGCCAGCGGCGTGGGCACCTGCGGGTTGACGTCTTGCGGGTGCGCGGGCGTGCCGTAGACGTGCTGGTAGAGGACGGCCTGGTCGTTGTCGGCGTCGAAGGCGGCCACGCCCGTGGCCGTCCGGTAGAGCACCGCTCCGAAGGCGTAGAGATCCGTGGCGGCGCCGGTGGGCTCGCCCGTCGCCTGCTCGGGGGCCATGTACTGCGGCGTGCCGAGGGTGAAGCCGGTGCGGGTGAGGGCGCGCGAGCTCTCGGTGAGCTGCACCAGCCCGAAGTCCATCACCTTGGGGGTGCCCTGCGGCGTCACCAGGATGTTGCGCGGCGTCAGGTCGCGGTGGACCATGCCGAGGCGGTGGACGTAGCCGAGGGCCTCGGCGACGGTCGTGGCCGCCCCCAACAGGCGGTCCGCGCCTTCAGGGTCGCCCTCGTATGGCCCGATGTCGGTGATCGGTCCGCCCTCGATGAGTTCCATGGCGAAGTAGACGTACTGGCCGAGGCCGAGGTCGTAGATGGTGACGATGCCCGGGTGGTTGAGGCGCGCCAGGGCGCGGATCTCGCGCCGGAAACGTTCGCTGTCGGCCTCGGTCAGGTGTGGCCTGAGCGCCTTGAGGGCGACGGTGCGCTCGAGGTGCGTGTCGCGCGCGCGGAACACGTGCGCCATGCCGCCGACACCGAGGGGCCCGAGGATCTCGTACCGGTCGTCGACCTTGTCGCCGGTCTCGAACATCGCGCGCTCGCCCCGCCCTCAGGCTTCGTCGAGAGCCTTCAGGATGTCGGGGTCGAGGGCGCCCTGTTCGACGGCGCGGTTGAGCATCTCGATGCCGAGCCTGACGACCTCCGACTTCGACACGAGCCGTTCGGGGTTCGAGAGCTGGTACGCCGTCTTCGTCAGCAGTGAGTCCTGCTCCTCCGTGATGACGACCTGAAGACGCTTGCTCTTCTCGCGCTTGGCCAAGGCCCTTCCTCCGGGGTGGCGCGCCGGCCGGGCGGTTCGTCCGCCGCCGGAAGTGCGATGCGCCACTTGCTCGCTGCGCAGATCATAGCAGGATGAGCATGTCCTTGACGCGTATGATGTGACGCATTAGACTCGTTCTGAGCCACGTGTGTAACTTGCACATCGTACTCGGGTCTTCCGCGCGCCGCCGCGCCTTTGGAGTTGGGGATGGAGAACCACGACCTTCTGCTCGTACGGGGCGGCACGCCCCTCACCGGCGAGCTCACCGCCTACCGCGCCAAGAACTCCGCGCTCTACCTGATGCTGGCGGCCCTGCTCACCGACGAGCCGGTGGTCCTCCACGACGTCCCCAGGCTGTCCGACGTGCTCGTGAGCGAGGAGATCCTCCGCCACGTCGGACTCGCCACGCGCTGGGAGGGGCACGACCTGCACCTCCACGCGGCCAACCTCCGCACTCACCACGCGCCATACTCCCTGGTCAGCAAGATGCGCGCCTCCTTCGTGATCATGGGGGCGCTCCTGGCCCGCACCGGCGAGGCGCGCGTGAGCATGCCGGGCGGCTGCGCCTTCGGGCCGAGGCCCGTCGACCGCCACCTCGAGGCGTTCCAGGCGCTGGGCGCGTCGATCGTCGAGGAGGACGGCGACTTCTACGCCAAGCGCACGGGCAAGCTGCAGGGCGTCGTCAGGTTCGAGGCGCCGACCGTCGGCGGCACCCAGAACGTCCTGCTCGCCTCGGCGCTCGGCGCCGGCGAGGTCGTGATCGAGAACGCCGCGCGCGAACCCGAGGTGCCGGACCTCGCCAACATGCTCAACGCCATGGGCGCGGACGTGCGGGGCGCCGGGACCTCGGTGATCACCGTCGTGGGCGCGCCCCGCCTGCGCGGCGTCCACCACCGCCCCATCGCAGACCGCATCGAGGCCGGCACCTACCTGCTGGCCGCGGCCGCTACCCGCGGCGCCATCACCCTCTCCGACCTGGAGCCCGCACACCTGACGGCCGTGCTCGACACCCTCGAGCGCACCGGCGTCGAGGTCCGGCGCGGCGCAGACAGCGTGAGCATCGACGCCACCGGTCCGCTGCGTCCGGTGGACGTCG
Protein-coding regions in this window:
- a CDS encoding PQQ-binding-like beta-propeller repeat protein — translated: MFETGDKVDDRYEILGPLGVGGMAHVFRARDTHLERTVALKALRPHLTEADSERFRREIRALARLNHPGIVTIYDLGLGQYVYFAMELIEGGPITDIGPYEGDPEGADRLLGAATTVAEALGYVHRLGMVHRDLTPRNILVTPQGTPKVMDFGLVQLTESSRALTRTGFTLGTPQYMAPEQATGEPTGAATDLYAFGAVLYRTATGVAAFDADNDQAVLYQHVYGTPAHPQDVNPQVPTPLARLILALLEKDPAKRPSSGWAVADALRAIRAAVLGRAPQQAHAGPGRTGAYPNGPANPATLARRWSLELDEGPQFPSGLSSAGGFLLVGQRSDALAVVRPADGGLHATFELHDEASQPPLVVADTLFMTSRDGAMSALHWPRGELAWQRLDDEVVGAAAYGDELVVSLDGGLAHWSRTGEERWRADLGGPPATAPTLHAGLALVPTRDGWLHAVRAQTGGPAFKVEVGAVTTPPAAAGGVLLIPVRDGEVHAFDLAKREVLWSYDLEGEQWSTPVVWQQYVYVVSWGQRLHCLALRSGDDVWTRPLPAPVTAAPAVAAGALYVVTEGGDLIVLDARSGRVLLLDKVANAAIQASALPLGDRVIVAALDGTVAAYG
- the murA gene encoding UDP-N-acetylglucosamine 1-carboxyvinyltransferase, whose product is MENHDLLLVRGGTPLTGELTAYRAKNSALYLMLAALLTDEPVVLHDVPRLSDVLVSEEILRHVGLATRWEGHDLHLHAANLRTHHAPYSLVSKMRASFVIMGALLARTGEARVSMPGGCAFGPRPVDRHLEAFQALGASIVEEDGDFYAKRTGKLQGVVRFEAPTVGGTQNVLLASALGAGEVVIENAAREPEVPDLANMLNAMGADVRGAGTSVITVVGAPRLRGVHHRPIADRIEAGTYLLAAAATRGAITLSDLEPAHLTAVLDTLERTGVEVRRGADSVSIDATGPLRPVDVEAREYPGVPTDLQAPFSAYLATLPGLSRVRDHVYPDRFTHVEELARAGARLSLEDGTLEIRGGPLRGAAMYAADIRAGGALVVAALAAEGLSEVGGMRFVDRGYERLAERLRALGARVERAVTPPLAATGTYGA
- a CDS encoding transcriptional regulator, which gives rise to MAKREKSKRLQVVITEEQDSLLTKTAYQLSNPERLVSKSEVVRLGIEMLNRAVEQGALDPDILKALDEA